One genomic window of Methanosalsum zhilinae DSM 4017 includes the following:
- a CDS encoding DNA-directed DNA polymerase — protein MNFQLLDADYIRKDNSPIIRLFGRGDDGRSICCLVPGFEPYFYARPSTVNSHDELIRALEQNFNSIKRVELVEKFEPVGYQKSRKKMLKIVTYDPQNVPEIRDDVVSFPGIEEVYETDILFRNRYLVDQGIHGMKWVHADTSSDIDHSMDCDELVTSTRIEEVDRIDSAPLRHFAFDIECLPINGGMPVPEQSPVIMISLSFEPEFRGMKSIVLLGRSLDDAGDGVEVLGDEPALLNRFFEIFREYDPDVVTGYNINDFDIPYIVDRIKTLQSSGITINSACGRDGRPLDYRKIGIRSMVSITGRIVADSLPIIRQQFSLKRYNLQTVSRELLDMEKLDVSPQQMEEYWLDSGEKIRKFIDYARRDSELAMELLLKLRLLDKFVALAQISGSLPQEILEGGQTSMVENLLLREFRKHDYVLPPRPDENIVSSRNRESEGLKGGEVLEPKKGLLEKVVILDYKSLYPTIMMAHNLCYTTVIDIERPDGNIIKPPSGGEFVSAEVFRGIVPSILENLLNRRTETKGLMKGAKTEDEYRVYDATQLALKILLNSFYGYSGYTRARLYSLALANAVTSFGRENILKTRSVVEKEIETVILREGKAYLKEEVTSKDTDDVIVKLSVVYGDTDSVFVQCSSETNLELEDVELVGNRIAGIVSHSLPDPMELEFESIAERALFIAKKRYALWMFERSGTEWSESIKVKGMETVRRDWCELTSRTLNSVLELILKEGDVEKAMEYVRGVVDRVRNIDVANDPEIIDDLVLTRMYSKSMGSYKNKQPHLTVIEKMKKRTGAAPSIGERIPFVIVAGKDLFVNRAEDPDYVRQNNISLDVDYYIKKQILPPVSRILSAFGVDEAALDYDSKQKGLFEFSPSSEKKLSDQLQRRKKGTAEDHDSGNRKSQSSLFDF, from the coding sequence ATGAATTTTCAGTTACTGGATGCAGACTATATACGAAAGGACAACTCGCCTATAATACGTCTTTTTGGAAGGGGTGATGATGGCAGAAGCATATGCTGCCTTGTACCTGGATTTGAACCATATTTCTATGCCAGGCCGTCTACAGTAAATAGCCATGATGAACTCATCAGAGCCCTTGAACAGAACTTTAACTCAATTAAAAGAGTAGAACTTGTGGAAAAATTTGAGCCGGTTGGATATCAGAAATCACGTAAAAAAATGTTGAAGATCGTAACCTATGATCCACAGAATGTTCCTGAAATAAGGGATGATGTTGTCAGTTTTCCGGGTATAGAAGAGGTATATGAAACCGATATTCTCTTTCGAAACAGGTATCTGGTCGATCAGGGCATCCACGGCATGAAATGGGTACATGCTGACACTTCTTCTGATATTGATCATTCCATGGATTGTGATGAGTTAGTTACCTCTACCAGGATAGAAGAGGTGGATAGGATAGATAGCGCACCTCTCAGGCATTTTGCCTTTGATATCGAATGTCTGCCCATAAATGGGGGAATGCCTGTACCCGAGCAATCTCCGGTGATCATGATAAGTCTGTCCTTTGAGCCTGAATTCAGGGGTATGAAGTCTATTGTACTGCTTGGAAGGAGTCTGGATGATGCAGGTGATGGTGTTGAGGTTCTTGGAGATGAACCTGCTCTATTGAATCGTTTTTTTGAGATATTTCGTGAATACGATCCTGATGTGGTCACAGGCTACAATATCAACGATTTTGATATTCCCTACATTGTGGACAGGATAAAAACACTCCAGTCTTCCGGGATCACAATCAATTCAGCGTGTGGAAGGGATGGCAGGCCTCTGGATTATCGCAAGATTGGTATCAGGTCAATGGTCTCAATCACAGGAAGGATTGTGGCAGATTCCCTCCCAATAATACGCCAGCAATTCAGTCTTAAGAGGTATAATCTCCAGACCGTTTCCAGAGAACTTCTGGATATGGAAAAGCTGGACGTTTCACCACAGCAGATGGAAGAGTACTGGCTGGATAGCGGAGAAAAGATTCGCAAGTTCATTGATTATGCTCGCAGGGACTCGGAACTTGCAATGGAACTGCTTCTTAAACTCAGATTACTTGATAAATTTGTGGCTCTGGCACAGATCAGTGGATCACTGCCCCAGGAGATTCTGGAAGGAGGGCAGACCTCAATGGTGGAAAACCTTCTTCTGCGTGAGTTCAGGAAACACGACTATGTACTTCCTCCAAGACCGGATGAAAATATAGTTTCCAGCAGGAACAGGGAAAGTGAAGGTCTAAAGGGTGGAGAGGTTCTGGAGCCGAAGAAGGGACTGCTGGAAAAAGTTGTTATACTGGACTATAAATCACTTTATCCCACTATAATGATGGCTCACAATCTCTGCTACACAACTGTTATTGACATAGAAAGGCCAGATGGAAATATAATAAAACCACCTTCGGGTGGTGAATTTGTAAGTGCAGAGGTATTTCGTGGTATTGTGCCATCCATTCTGGAAAATCTGTTAAACAGACGTACAGAGACCAAGGGTCTCATGAAGGGGGCAAAGACTGAAGATGAGTACAGGGTCTATGATGCAACCCAGCTGGCACTAAAAATACTCCTGAATAGTTTTTATGGTTATTCTGGTTATACAAGGGCAAGATTATACAGTCTGGCGCTTGCCAATGCAGTTACCAGTTTTGGCAGAGAAAATATTTTAAAAACCCGCAGTGTGGTAGAGAAAGAGATTGAGACTGTCATATTAAGAGAGGGAAAAGCCTACCTTAAGGAAGAGGTCACTTCCAAAGATACTGATGATGTGATTGTGAAGCTTTCTGTTGTGTATGGGGATACAGATAGTGTTTTTGTGCAATGCAGCTCTGAAACCAACCTTGAACTTGAAGATGTTGAACTTGTAGGAAACAGGATTGCAGGTATCGTATCCCATTCTCTTCCTGATCCCATGGAACTGGAATTTGAATCTATTGCAGAGAGGGCGCTTTTTATTGCCAAGAAGAGGTATGCACTATGGATGTTTGAACGTTCGGGTACAGAATGGTCCGAAAGCATAAAGGTCAAGGGCATGGAAACTGTCAGACGTGACTGGTGTGAGCTTACATCCAGGACTCTCAATTCAGTACTTGAGCTGATCCTCAAGGAAGGTGATGTTGAAAAAGCAATGGAATATGTCCGTGGAGTTGTTGATCGGGTTAGAAATATCGATGTTGCCAATGATCCAGAAATAATTGATGATCTGGTTCTGACACGCATGTACTCAAAGAGCATGGGCAGCTACAAGAACAAACAGCCTCATCTGACTGTAATTGAAAAAATGAAGAAAAGGACGGGTGCTGCACCTTCGATAGGTGAGAGGATACCTTTTGTGATAGTTGCTGGAAAAGATCTTTTTGTAAATAGAGCGGAAGATCCGGATTACGTACGTCAGAATAATATTTCTCTGGATGTTGATTATTATATAAAGAAGCAGATATTACCTCCTGTTAGCCGGATACTTAGTGCGTTTGGTGTTGATGAAGCGGCACTGGATTATGATTCTAAACAAAAAGGACTCTTTGAATTCTCACCGTCCTCTGAAAAAAAATTATCAGATCAACTGCAGAGGAGAAAAAAAGGAACAGCTGAAGATCATGATTCAGGTAATCGCAAATCTCAGAGTTCCCTGTTCGATTTCTGA
- a CDS encoding dihydroorotase translates to MPDILIKNTKVFYKNYLQPGEIVIEDGKIKKIGKDIRLSNVDRVIDAKGGLTIPSGIDAHVHFREPGLTYKEDWFTGSCSAAAGGITTVIDHPNTVPATIDRKSFNSKLRIARRKCIVDFGINGGVCKNTEKLSELWELGVTAFGEIFMAESTGELNIGSDTLNHALEIIHDLGAVACIHAENESMRLKNQKLLKDDMSAMSHSRERPNMCEAVAVEQALKMLQAHLMRAHFCHISTREGLGLIRREKYISQKSGEMNITCEVAPHHLFLSTKDWDRLGSFGKMNPPLRDRSSVKILLNSLNDGTVDMVASDHAPHLEHEKDVDIKSAPSGVPGVETLMPLMLAAVKKNLLPLGRMIEVTSTNPASIFGLDRHCKGKFAEGFDADLIIVNHGEMVPVSADNLHSKAGWTPYEGMDAIFPDITISRGEIIWDGEIVGKRGRGKFLPGKGYAMDIESP, encoded by the coding sequence ATGCCGGATATACTCATCAAAAACACAAAGGTATTCTATAAAAATTATCTCCAGCCAGGTGAGATAGTTATAGAGGATGGAAAAATTAAAAAAATTGGAAAGGATATCCGTCTGTCTAATGTTGATCGGGTGATCGATGCAAAAGGTGGACTGACAATTCCTTCGGGTATTGATGCCCATGTACATTTCAGAGAACCTGGATTGACATATAAGGAAGATTGGTTCACAGGCTCCTGTTCTGCTGCAGCAGGAGGCATTACAACTGTGATAGATCACCCAAATACTGTCCCTGCAACCATTGATCGAAAATCGTTCAATAGCAAGCTGAGGATCGCCCGCAGAAAGTGTATTGTGGATTTTGGGATCAATGGTGGGGTATGCAAGAACACGGAAAAACTATCTGAACTATGGGAGCTTGGAGTTACTGCTTTTGGTGAAATATTTATGGCCGAATCTACAGGGGAATTAAATATTGGTAGTGATACATTAAACCATGCCCTGGAGATAATACATGATCTTGGTGCTGTTGCCTGTATTCATGCAGAAAATGAATCAATGAGACTGAAGAACCAGAAACTGTTAAAGGATGATATGTCTGCAATGTCCCATTCAAGGGAAAGGCCCAATATGTGTGAAGCCGTGGCTGTGGAACAGGCCCTCAAGATGCTTCAGGCACATTTGATGCGTGCCCATTTCTGCCATATAAGTACCAGAGAGGGTCTGGGTCTTATCCGCAGAGAGAAATATATATCCCAAAAATCAGGAGAGATGAACATTACCTGTGAGGTTGCCCCTCATCATCTCTTTCTTTCAACAAAGGACTGGGATCGTCTTGGTTCATTTGGTAAAATGAATCCTCCTCTAAGAGACCGCTCCAGTGTAAAGATACTTTTGAATTCATTAAACGATGGTACTGTGGACATGGTAGCATCTGACCATGCTCCCCATCTTGAACACGAAAAGGATGTGGACATAAAAAGTGCTCCCTCAGGAGTTCCGGGTGTGGAGACTCTGATGCCCCTGATGCTGGCAGCTGTAAAAAAGAACCTCTTGCCGCTTGGTAGGATGATAGAAGTTACCAGTACCAACCCTGCAAGCATTTTCGGACTGGATCGACATTGTAAGGGAAAATTTGCAGAAGGCTTTGATGCTGATCTGATCATAGTCAACCATGGTGAAATGGTTCCTGTATCCGCTGATAACCTGCACAGTAAAGCAGGATGGACTCCATATGAAGGTATGGATGCTATTTTTCCTGACATAACCATTTCCAGGGGTGAGATAATCTGGGATGGAGAGATTGTCGGCAAACGGGGACGTGGAAAGTTTTTGCCTGGTAAAGGTTATGCTATGGACATAGAGTCCCCATAA
- a CDS encoding RAD55 family ATPase: MARNKLPIHTTLSSDAIRILERYEKEMGAKNLVLEKALMGLDSSRFKGKFDAGNIDRVIKRISTGVEGLDEILEGGIPKGFLVIVTGPPGTGKTTFCMQALIEGARNREKCIFFSFEERVEQLVQHFLRFGCDVGEFIDEGYLEIFGMSKLTSEEIMEIIQFYNPERVAFDSMNVLTNGDEFRSSGSWRSLHRLLKSNKITTFFITEKKHGINTKKFDNFDFLGDGIIFLDSIPTNEIDSTPMPVIAIQKMRATRIDRTLQPFKFTDRGISRYRVIRTPSCGLSRSQNGKNKQRSSDNGIESVR; the protein is encoded by the coding sequence ATGGCAAGAAACAAGTTACCTATTCATACCACTTTAAGTTCAGATGCCATAAGGATTCTGGAGAGATATGAAAAGGAAATGGGTGCAAAAAACCTGGTTCTTGAAAAAGCTCTTATGGGACTGGATAGTTCGCGCTTTAAAGGGAAATTCGATGCAGGAAATATTGACCGTGTAATCAAACGAATTTCTACCGGAGTTGAAGGGCTGGATGAGATTCTGGAAGGCGGGATCCCTAAAGGTTTCCTGGTTATTGTGACAGGGCCACCTGGAACCGGTAAGACCACATTTTGCATGCAGGCACTTATTGAAGGTGCCCGCAATCGCGAAAAGTGCATATTTTTTTCCTTTGAGGAAAGAGTTGAACAGCTTGTGCAGCATTTCCTTAGATTTGGATGTGATGTGGGTGAGTTCATTGATGAAGGGTACCTTGAAATATTCGGGATGTCGAAGCTGACATCTGAGGAGATAATGGAAATCATACAGTTCTATAATCCTGAACGGGTTGCATTTGATTCCATGAATGTTTTGACAAATGGGGATGAGTTTAGGTCATCGGGGTCATGGCGATCCCTTCACCGACTGCTTAAGAGCAATAAAATTACCACTTTTTTTATTACTGAAAAGAAACACGGGATAAATACTAAAAAATTTGATAACTTTGATTTTCTGGGTGACGGTATAATTTTTCTTGATTCTATTCCAACAAATGAAATAGATTCCACACCAATGCCAGTTATTGCAATTCAAAAAATGCGAGCCACCCGGATAGATCGCACTCTACAACCGTTTAAATTCACTGATCGGGGAATATCCCGTTATAGGGTAATAAGGACTCCTTCATGTGGACTTTCCCGCTCGCAGAATGGTAAAAACAAGCAGAGATCTTCAGACAATGGCATTGAGTCTGTAAGATGA
- a CDS encoding DUF1614 domain-containing protein has protein sequence MMRKYINIQNSRRLAIFCTALIPVAVLSYHEKLSIGDISSLPLFLILVLMLIFSNLEIPVYRMRTKKPVHLSRDALALEHIYAVPVLEELSTGSQRTFDTAVTVNAGGFIVPLIALLYLLSTHLTTVALLLTLIMIIAVVLISEMISGVGVVIPDHTPLIAIPFALMVDPSHVAEITYISAIAGIFIGTLVSILTFNREKKGSAYISLGGAGNFPAIYFTVLIAGLLSYFI, from the coding sequence ATGATGAGAAAATACATAAACATTCAAAACTCCCGCAGACTTGCCATTTTTTGTACTGCCCTTATTCCAGTTGCAGTTCTGAGTTATCATGAAAAACTTTCAATTGGGGATATATCTTCACTGCCCCTTTTCCTTATACTTGTTCTTATGCTGATCTTTAGTAACCTAGAAATACCAGTATACAGAATGCGCACAAAAAAGCCTGTTCACCTGTCACGGGATGCGCTGGCCCTTGAACATATATATGCAGTTCCGGTTCTGGAAGAGCTAAGCACAGGAAGCCAGAGAACATTTGACACCGCCGTCACAGTTAATGCAGGAGGATTCATTGTCCCCCTTATTGCACTACTCTATCTTCTATCGACCCACCTCACCACAGTAGCTCTGTTGCTAACATTGATAATGATCATTGCAGTTGTACTTATCAGCGAGATGATCAGTGGTGTAGGAGTTGTTATTCCAGACCATACCCCTCTGATCGCAATTCCATTTGCACTGATGGTGGATCCCTCCCATGTTGCAGAGATTACATACATATCAGCCATTGCAGGGATATTTATAGGAACCCTGGTTTCGATCCTTACATTCAACCGCGAGAAAAAAGGGAGTGCATACATCAGTCTTGGAGGAGCAGGGAACTTTCCGGCTATATACTTCACAGTACTTATCGCAGGTCTGCTATCTTATTTTATCTGA
- a CDS encoding KH domain-containing protein: protein MTHIKVPQDRIGVIIGPGGDTKKTIEEKSEATIDIDSESGMVEVIPGEDPVKAMRAADVIHAIARGFNPEKVLDMFDDEMLIFDFIDISQFAGTQKELKRLKGRIIGKDGKARATIETLTGVKISIYGKTVSMIGYPEQIQVARSAFDMLIKGVDHGSVFSFLEKKRRDIQHLEYGFY, encoded by the coding sequence ATGACACATATAAAAGTTCCCCAGGACCGGATCGGAGTTATTATAGGCCCAGGCGGAGATACAAAGAAGACCATTGAAGAGAAAAGTGAAGCAACAATTGATATTGATAGTGAAAGCGGCATGGTTGAGGTCATACCCGGTGAAGATCCTGTAAAGGCAATGCGTGCAGCTGATGTAATACATGCGATCGCAAGAGGATTTAATCCTGAAAAGGTCCTTGACATGTTCGATGATGAAATGCTCATATTTGATTTTATAGATATTTCACAATTTGCTGGTACACAGAAAGAGCTGAAACGTCTCAAGGGCAGGATTATTGGAAAAGATGGGAAGGCACGGGCAACCATTGAAACCCTCACCGGCGTTAAGATATCTATCTATGGTAAAACTGTAAGCATGATCGGTTATCCGGAACAGATCCAGGTTGCAAGGTCTGCTTTTGATATGCTTATCAAAGGAGTGGATCATGGATCAGTTTTCAGCTTTCTGGAGAAGAAGAGGCGGGACATACAGCACCTGGAATACGGCTTTTACTGA
- a CDS encoding serine protein kinase RIO has product MKKKIDKKIRSIDEKVDRWRIKFKDDNALKVKEDVFDEYALKTLYTLSKREILQAMGGIISRGKEANVFLADGKENEIAVKIYRITTSSFNSMEEYIIGDPRFKNIRHTKREIVFAWTRKEYRNLKRAYEAGVRVPYPIIAERNILVMEFLGKDGISYPLLKYTEIDQKQAEDIFSRLIEYMHKLYQEANLIHADLSEYNIMIDTDNMSPIIIDMGQATTPEHPRAKEFLIRDIENILKFFRRYGIDTDPDDLYTSIVNDRSENKNSTGEIK; this is encoded by the coding sequence ATGAAAAAGAAAATTGATAAAAAGATCAGGTCAATCGATGAAAAAGTTGACAGATGGAGAATCAAGTTCAAAGATGACAATGCTCTCAAGGTAAAAGAAGACGTTTTTGATGAATATGCCCTCAAAACCCTGTACACACTATCAAAACGTGAAATACTGCAGGCAATGGGAGGAATAATAAGCAGGGGCAAAGAAGCAAACGTATTTCTTGCTGATGGAAAAGAAAACGAGATTGCAGTCAAAATATACCGGATAACTACCAGTTCATTTAATTCTATGGAAGAATATATCATAGGAGATCCAAGATTTAAAAACATCAGACATACAAAGCGTGAGATTGTGTTTGCATGGACCCGGAAAGAATACCGAAACCTCAAACGTGCCTATGAGGCAGGTGTGAGAGTGCCTTACCCCATTATTGCAGAGAGAAACATTCTGGTCATGGAATTCCTTGGAAAGGACGGGATTTCATATCCACTATTAAAATATACAGAGATAGACCAGAAGCAGGCAGAAGATATATTTTCCCGGCTTATAGAATATATGCATAAACTGTACCAGGAAGCAAATCTTATACACGCGGATCTAAGTGAATACAACATCATGATCGATACAGACAATATGTCCCCAATCATCATAGACATGGGCCAGGCCACAACACCAGAACATCCACGTGCTAAAGAATTCCTGATACGGGATATTGAAAATATCCTTAAATTTTTCAGACGATACGGAATAGATACTGATCCAGATGATCTGTACACTTCAATTGTGAATGATCGATCAGAAAATAAGAATAGTACCGGAGAAATAAAATGA
- the eif1A gene encoding translation initiation factor eIF-1A, with translation MDRKVNSNNNGEETQVTRVRIPKKSKGEVLAIVDSLLGANRLRLRCMDGVVRMGRIPGSMKKRTWIREGDIVIAVPWDFQDSKADVIWKYTRPQVDWLERKGYLKG, from the coding sequence CTGGACAGAAAAGTTAATAGCAATAATAATGGGGAAGAAACTCAGGTAACCCGAGTAAGGATTCCAAAAAAAAGCAAGGGAGAAGTACTTGCAATCGTCGATAGTTTACTGGGAGCAAACCGTCTTCGCCTCAGATGTATGGACGGAGTTGTAAGAATGGGGCGCATTCCAGGTTCAATGAAAAAGAGAACATGGATACGTGAGGGCGATATAGTCATTGCGGTTCCATGGGATTTTCAGGATTCCAAGGCCGATGTAATCTGGAAGTACACAAGACCACAGGTAGACTGGCTTGAAAGAAAAGGATACCTTAAAGGATAA
- the tgtA gene encoding tRNA guanosine(15) transglycosylase TgtA translates to MSSSFEILKRCASGRIGKLTTPHGVVETPTVMPVINPNIRLVSPSKMKDMGAEILITNSYIIYRSKKLADHALTRGLHSLLEYDGPIMTDSGSFQLSVYGEVEVTNEQIIDFQHKIGSDIAVPLDIPTPPDVSRDRAEEELEITTERLKNARNHLSGSTLLAGPIQGSTYRDLRTEAAKKVSEIGFDIYPIGAVVPLMESYRYADLVDVIVSSKMGLNPSSPVHLFGAGHPMMFSLAVAMGCDLLDSAAYALYAKDERYITPHGTFHLSGLKYLPCSCPVCQSYTPDEIRNSDDPVTLLAEHNLYTTFEEIRRVKQAVYDGNLLELVEMRCRSHPRLLEALERIYSYSDWLEIYDPISKSTFFYCGPESAKRPEVIRFSKRMERLNIDGSAIIRPAGSNIKNTSDFDHMLEFKPPFGAYPVELGEVYPFNAESPSVHGPESLGVALENTIRLIKLNPDAEFTFMKPDHMEHPILEKLSSIANIVNFSQ, encoded by the coding sequence ATGTCATCGTCGTTTGAAATATTAAAAAGGTGTGCTTCAGGAAGAATTGGTAAACTTACAACACCACACGGAGTTGTGGAAACTCCAACAGTAATGCCTGTGATAAACCCCAATATCCGGCTGGTGTCCCCATCAAAAATGAAAGATATGGGTGCAGAGATCCTTATAACAAATTCCTATATTATATATCGAAGTAAAAAACTCGCAGATCATGCCCTTACCAGAGGGCTGCACAGTTTGCTGGAATATGATGGTCCCATAATGACTGATTCTGGTTCTTTTCAGCTGTCGGTGTATGGTGAAGTGGAAGTAACTAATGAACAGATAATTGATTTTCAGCACAAAATAGGTTCTGATATTGCGGTACCTCTGGACATTCCAACACCACCGGATGTATCCCGTGATAGGGCTGAAGAGGAACTTGAGATAACAACCGAACGTTTAAAGAATGCACGTAATCATCTAAGTGGATCAACTTTGCTGGCAGGACCTATCCAGGGTTCTACATACCGTGATCTGAGGACAGAAGCTGCAAAAAAAGTATCTGAAATAGGCTTTGATATATACCCTATAGGTGCTGTAGTACCCCTGATGGAATCATACCGTTATGCTGATCTGGTTGATGTGATCGTTTCTTCAAAAATGGGTTTAAATCCATCTTCTCCAGTCCACCTTTTCGGAGCAGGACATCCCATGATGTTTTCACTGGCAGTGGCAATGGGATGTGATCTGCTGGATTCTGCAGCTTATGCACTGTATGCAAAGGATGAACGCTACATCACACCACATGGAACATTTCATCTGTCCGGTTTGAAATATCTCCCATGTTCCTGCCCGGTATGCCAGAGTTATACTCCTGATGAGATAAGGAATTCAGATGATCCGGTAACCCTGCTGGCAGAACACAACCTATATACAACCTTTGAAGAGATCCGCAGAGTAAAACAGGCGGTATATGATGGCAATCTTCTTGAACTTGTGGAGATGCGATGCCGTTCTCATCCACGCCTGCTGGAAGCTCTTGAGAGGATATATTCCTATTCAGATTGGCTTGAAATATACGATCCGATCTCAAAATCCACCTTTTTTTACTGTGGTCCAGAATCTGCAAAAAGGCCTGAAGTGATACGGTTTTCTAAGAGGATGGAACGATTGAACATTGATGGATCTGCTATTATACGTCCTGCAGGCAGCAATATCAAAAACACTTCTGATTTTGACCATATGCTGGAATTTAAACCGCCTTTTGGTGCATACCCTGTTGAACTGGGTGAAGTATACCCTTTCAATGCAGAATCTCCTTCTGTACATGGACCCGAATCCCTTGGAGTGGCCCTTGAGAATACCATACGCCTAATTAAACTCAACCCAGATGCTGAATTTACATTTATGAAACCGGATCATATGGAGCATCCAATACTCGAAAAGCTCTCGTCAATTGCAAATATTGTTAATTTTTCACAATGA
- a CDS encoding UbiA prenyltransferase family protein: MVSTKESKPMNPYLEMLRPEIADMDIALPAASALLASYIAMQSFPPLIPFIIAIIGGYAAITSSYVYNDCCDVDIDQANLPNRPLPSSRITRKQGLIYSFVLVCIASIAALYLNPESFVVLLFAVLTISLYSKIAKRKTPLSFVPVGIAYGLVPIGIWLAFDPAGVLKGTSESLLPLPAIFLGIMMCVTDWGFTLSGVSRDVEGDRANNAPTLPVKFGVPFTAKFVTSCWLVGVIASFVIGWTAHLGPIFFIGALLGGLWMLYQSFDFVKNPLPERGGKLFIQGSRYRGVMFGSLIVDVILSIMLTGYSAILW; the protein is encoded by the coding sequence GTGGTATCTACAAAAGAATCAAAGCCAATGAACCCATATCTAGAAATGCTGAGACCTGAAATAGCTGATATGGATATTGCACTTCCGGCTGCAAGTGCTCTTCTGGCATCATATATAGCAATGCAGTCATTCCCTCCACTCATTCCTTTTATTATTGCCATTATAGGGGGATATGCAGCAATAACCAGTTCATATGTTTACAATGATTGCTGTGATGTGGATATTGATCAGGCTAACCTGCCAAACAGGCCACTGCCTTCATCAAGGATTACCAGGAAACAGGGACTTATATATTCTTTTGTTCTGGTCTGTATTGCGTCGATAGCTGCTCTTTATCTAAATCCTGAATCCTTTGTAGTTCTTTTATTTGCAGTGCTTACCATCAGCTTATATTCTAAAATCGCAAAGAGAAAAACTCCATTAAGCTTTGTTCCTGTTGGTATAGCATATGGACTGGTTCCAATTGGTATATGGCTTGCATTTGATCCGGCAGGAGTCCTTAAGGGAACATCTGAATCACTTCTACCGCTTCCTGCAATATTTCTTGGCATCATGATGTGTGTTACTGACTGGGGATTTACTCTGTCTGGTGTATCCCGAGATGTTGAAGGTGACAGGGCAAATAATGCACCGACACTTCCTGTTAAGTTTGGTGTACCCTTTACTGCAAAATTTGTAACAAGCTGCTGGCTGGTAGGTGTTATTGCTTCATTTGTCATTGGATGGACAGCTCACCTTGGTCCAATCTTTTTTATAGGTGCCCTGCTGGGAGGCTTGTGGATGCTTTATCAATCATTTGATTTTGTCAAGAATCCTCTTCCAGAACGTGGTGGCAAGCTTTTCATTCAGGGATCCAGGTATCGGGGTGTAATGTTTGGATCACTGATAGTTGATGTGATTCTTTCAATAATGCTGACAGGATATTCAGCAATTCTATGGTAA